One segment of Phragmites australis chromosome 13, lpPhrAust1.1, whole genome shotgun sequence DNA contains the following:
- the LOC133889702 gene encoding probable pectinesterase/pectinesterase inhibitor 58: MANKVAVASVIAAVGVVAVIGTIAAVTSSRKGGDNNGAMSANVKLATICSSTLYPAKCEQSLKPVVNDTANPEDVIRAALNVALDEVAAAFERSAYIGRDAKGNLTKNAMEVCKKLLADATEDLRDMSRFKPEEVVGHVKDLRTWLSGVMTYIYTCADGFDKPELKEAMDKVLQNSTELSSNALAIITRLGEILPEQAKKLNGSTGGPSRRLLGWQMSETEEESGRQLMVAEDKLNEITDVTDASRQLLSETLDEISAMSHVANRRLLGLMFNQISNNTDGGDLLGRRLLSMSSDDASDATDHDSRRSLLSTQLDSIANMSAEVNRHLLAAEVPDELVGRRQLLSTTLMAINNAAAEAKGQLEAMNNTISGRPDRELRVSVQSDHEEHRPDPYHRILAATNVVGTFDGIDDGRSGVPSGDFPEWMPSHERRLLQLPSLQKPNTVVAQDGSGNFKTITEAINAVPKDFQDRYVIYVKAGEYKEYVTIPKEMANIFMYGDGPTRTRVVGNKSNAGGFATIATRTFSAEGNGFICKSMGFVNTAGPEAHQAVALHVQGDMSVFFNCRFEAYQDTLYVHANRQFFRNCEVLGTVDFIFGNSAALFQNCLMTVRKPMDNQANMVTAQGRTDPNMPTGIVLQSCRIVPEQALFPVRLQIATYLGRPWKEYARTVVMESTIGDLIKPEGWAEWMGDFGLKTLYYAEYANTGPGAGTSKRVTWPGYRVIDRPEATHFTAGVFIDGMTWLQNTGTPNVMGFTK, from the exons ATGGCCAACAAGGTGGCCGTCGCCAGCGTCATCGCCGCCGTCGGCGTCGTCGCCGTGATCGGCACCATCGCCGCGGTCACCAGCTCCAGGAAAGGGGGCGATAACAATGGCGCGATGTCCGCCAACGTGAAGCTCGCGACGATCTGCTCCTCGACGCTATACCCGGCCAAGTGCGAGCAGAGCCTCAAGCCCGTCGTGAACGACACCGCCAACCCCGAGGACGTCATCCGGGCCGCCCTTAATGTGGCGCTGGACGAGGTGGCCGCCGCGTTCGAGCGGTCCGCGTACATCGGCAGGGATGCCAAGGGCAACCTTACCAAGAACGCCATGGAGGTGTGCAAGAAGCTCCTCGCCGACGCCACCGAGGACCTAAGGGACATGTCGAGGTTCAAGCCCGAGGAGGTGGTGGGTCACGTCAAAGACCTCCGGACATGGCTTTCCGGCGTCATGACGTACATCTACACCTGCGCTGACGGCTTCGACAAGCCGGAGCTTAAGGAGGCCATGGACAAGGTGCTGCAGAACTCCACCGAGCTGAGCAGCAACGCCCTGGCCATCATCACCCGCCTCGGTGAGATCCTGCCGGAGCAAGCCAAAAAGTTGAACGGCTCCACGGGCGGTCCGAGCCGCAGGCTTCTCGGCTGGCAGATGAGTGAGACCGAGGAGGAAAGCGGGCGCCAGCTTATGGTCGCCGAGGACAAACTGAACGAGATCACGGACGTGACAGATGCAAGCCGCCAGCTCCTATCGGAGACGTTGGATGAGATCTCCGCGATGTCCCACGTCGCAAACCGCCGCCTTCTTGGCCTTATGTTCAACCAAATATCTAACAACACCGATGGAGGTGACCTCCTCGGGCGCCGGCTGTTGAGCATGTCGTCCGACGATGCCTCCGACGCCACCGATCATGACAGCAGGCGCAGCCTTCTGTCCACTCAGCTCGACAGCATCGCGAACATGTCCGCCGAGGTAAACCGCCACCTTCTCGCGGCTGAGGTGCCAGACGAACTCGTCGGAAGGCGCCAGCTCCTGTCCACAACGCTCATGGCAATCAACAACGCGGCTGCCGAGGCCAAGGGCCAGCTTGAGGCGATGAACAACACTATTTCCGGCCGTCCTGACCGGGAACTCCGCGTCAGCGTGCAGTCGGATCACGAGGAGCACAGACCCGACCCCTACCACAGGATACTGGCGGCCACGAACGTCGTCGGCACGTTCGACGGGATCGACGACGGGCGCAGCGGGGTGCCGTCCGGCGATTTCCCGGAGTGGATGCCGTCCCACGAACGGAGGCTCCTGCAGCTGCCCAGCCTCCAGAAGCCCAACACGGTGGTCGCCCAGGACGGGAGCGGCAACTTCAAGACCATCACCGAGGCCATCAACGCCGTGCCCAAGGACTTCCAGGACCGTTACGTCATCTACGTGAAGGCCGGCGAGTACAAGGAGTACGTTACCATCCCCAAGGAGATGGCCAACATCTTCATGTACGGCGACGGGCCGACGCGGACGCGCGTCGTCGGCAACAAGAGCAACGCAGGCGGCTTCGCCACCATCGCCACCCGCACCTTCT CTGCGGAGGGCAACGGGTTCATCTGCAAGTCGATGGGGTTCGTCAACACGGCGGGGCCGGAGGCGCACCAGGCGGTGGCGCTGCACGTCCAGGGCGACATGTCGGTGTTCTTCAACTGCCGGTTCGAGGCGTACCAGGACACGCTCTACGTGCACGCCAACCGGCAGTTCTTCCGCAACTGCGAGGTCCTCGGGACCGTCGACTTCATCTTCGGCAACTCGGCGGCGCTGTTCCAGAACTGCCTCATGACCGTGCGCAAGCCCATGGACAACCAGGCGAACATGGTGACGGCGCAGGGGCGCACGGACCCCAACATGCCCACCGGCATCGTGCTCCAGAGCTGCCGCATCGTGCCGGAGCAGGCGCTGTTCCCCGTCAGACTCCAGATCGCGACCTACCTCGGCCGGCCGTGGAAGGAGTACGCGAGGACGGTGGTGATGGAGAGCACCATCGGCGACCTCATCAAGCCGGAGGGCTGGGCAGAGTGGATGGGAGACTTTGGGCTCAAGACGCTCTACTACGCCGAGTACGCCAACACCGGCCCGGGCGCCGGCACCAGCAAGAGGGTGACATGGCCCGGGTACCGCGTCATCGATCGGCCGGAGGCGACGCATTTCACGGCGGGCGTGTTCATCGATGGCATGACGTGGCTCCAGAACACCGGCACGCCGAACGTCATGGGATTCACCAAATGA
- the LOC133887914 gene encoding DNA-directed RNA polymerases IV and V subunit 2-like isoform X1 produces MEEPPKGSGKSPNGSDSDLEPMIMDDNGAGKSYNMDEANWESSIDVDAGQSSMDVDMKGKSSLGDDVKGKSSFEPHAQAPIDMSLESLEKFCKEASRSFFDEIGLISHQINSYNEFVSHGLQELFDSLGEVIVEPGYDPSKKGSGGWKHAIVKFGRVKLEKPVFWSGKDEVDIDFKPRHARLQNMTYASKMKVEVNIQVYSLEKSDKSKTGNDGFVQKRDLINETHWIYIGRLPVMVRSNLCLLHNLKESDCLFDSGGYFLVKGMEKIFIAQEQRCLSRIWITDRPCWTVSFMSEIKRQRIYVKLVESTKSADFSESKIISMSFLYGTMPIWLMFFALGISSDKEAFDVIDMQDCDASVINTISATIKESDELCEGFRKSDKARQYVDELIKNSKFPPTEPFDDYVARYLFPGISGNKNKALFLGYMVKCLLMAFTGKRKCDNKDDFRNKRLDLAGELLGRELRAHIRHAERRMIQTIQRDLNSDRDIQELERYLDASIVTNGLNRAFSTGSWCHPYKRNERCSGIVATLRRTNPLQMMSDLRKTRQRVAYAGKAGDARYPNPSYWGKLCFMSTPDGENCGLVKNLAVTAIVSSRVVQPLIDSFISCGMNKLDEIPTEEVPRMDKIFLNGNWVGSCTDPASFVLRLRCMRRSSLIDPQVEIKWDKHQKEVRVFSDAGRILRPLLVVENLNKIRKPKGRSYSFQELMQQEIIEFIGVEEEEDIQCAWGIRHLFGSEGEVISCYTHCELDPSFLLGLSCGIIPFANHNFARRVLYQSEKHSQQAIGYSTTNPGIRVDTLSHQLYYPQRPLFKTVIADCLGRSDYTFGRKDDFARPEYFNGQNAIVAVNVHQGFNQEDSLVMNRASLERGMFRTEHLRSYKAEVDNKEFPRRQKLKEKIDFGKMESKRGRVDNLDDDGFPYIGASLQTNDIVIGKVSETGEDHSIKLKHTEKGMVQKVLLSANDEGKNFAVVTLRQVRSPCLGDKFSSMHGQKGVVGFLESQENFPFTHQGIVPDIVINPHAFPTRQTPGQLLEAALGKGIALGGTMRYATPFTTASVDVIAEQLHKAGFSRWGAESVLNGRTGERMHSLIFMGPTFYQRLIHMAEDKVKFRNTGPVHPLTRQPVADRKRFGGVKFGEMERDCLLAHGAAANLHERLFMLSDFSQMHVCQTCERVANVIVRCVPGGKKIRGPYCGFCKSSENIVRINVPYGAKLLYQELFSMGICLKFETEVC; encoded by the exons atggaagagcCACCAAAGGGCAGTGGAAAATCTCCAAATGGTTCGGATTCTGACCTGGAGCCTATGATAATGGATGACAATGGAGCGGGAAAATCATATAacatggatgaggcaaactggGAGTCTTCTATAGATGTTGACGCAGGGCAGTCTTCCATGGATGTGGATATGAAGGGAAAATCATCTCTTGGTGATGACGTTAAAGGAAAGTCTTCTTTCGAGCCGCATGCACAAGCTCCAATTGACATGAGTTTGGAAAGCCTAGAGAAGTTTTGCAAAGAAGCATCAAGGTCCTTTTTTGATGAAATTGGTCTGATTAGCCATCAGATAAATTCCTATAATGAGTTTGTCTCGCATGGGCTCCAGGAGCTTTTTGATTCGCTGGGGGAAGTGATTGTTGAACCTGGTTATGATCCTTCAAAGAAAGGATCAGGTGGCTGGAAGCATGCCATCGTCAAGTTTGGGAGAGTGAAGCTTGAAAAGCCTGTATTTTGGTCTGGCAAAGATGAAGTTGATATTGATTTTAAGCCGAGGCATGCACGCCTCCAGAATATGACATATGCTTCCAAAATGAAAGTAGAAGTGAATATTCAG GTTTATTCTTTAGAGAAAAGTGACAAGTCTAAAACGGGGAATGATGGTTTTGTTCAAAAAAGAGATTTGATTAATGAAACTCATTGGATATATATTGGCCGCCTTCCGGTTATGGTGAGATCAAATTTATGCTTGCTGCATAACCTCAAGGAAAGTGACTGCCTGTTCGATTCTGGTGGATACTTTTTGGTCAAGGGAATGGAGAAG ATATTCATTGCTCAAGAGCAAAGGTGCCTGAGCAGGATTTGGATTACTGACCGACCTTGCTGGACTGTCTCTTTTATGTCTGAAATCAAACGACAACGCATATATGTAAAACTAGTTGAATCTACAAAGAGTGCAGATTTCAGTGAGAGCAAAATCATTTCCATGTCCTTTTTGTATGGGACTATGCCAATTTGGTTGATGTTTTTCGCGTTAGGCATATCATCAGATAAGGAAGCCTTTGATGTGATAGATATGCAAGACTGTGATGCTTCTGTTATCAACACAATATCTGCAACTATTAAAGAGTCTGATGAATTGTGTGAAGGATTTCGTAAATCAGATAAAGCACGCCAATATGTTGATGAGTTGATAAAAAATTCCAAATTTCCTCCAACAGAGCCCTTCGATGACTACGTTGCTAGATATCTCTTTCCTGGTATTAGTGGAAATAAGAACAAAGCACTTTTCTTAGGTTACATGGTGAAATGCCTGCTAATGGCTTTCACTGGGAAGCGTAAATGTGATAACAAGGATGATTTCCGGAACAAGAGGTTGGATCTGGCTGGTGAATTGCTTGGAAGAGAACTTCGGGCGCATATTAGGCATGCAGAGAGACGCATGATTCAGACTATTCAGAGAGATTTGAATAGTGACCGTGATATACAGGAGCTTGAGCGTTATCTGGATGCATCAATTGTTACTAATGGTCTAAACCGTGCCTTCTCCACTGGttcgtggtgccatccctacaaaAGAAATGAACGGTGCTCAGGAATTGTTGCGACTCTAAGGAGAACAAATCCTCTTCAAATGATGTCAGACTTGAGGAAAACCCGTCAGCGGGTTGCTTATGCTGGGAAAGCTGGTGACGCGAGATATCC GAATCCATCCTACTGGGGAAAGCTGTGTTTTATGTCCACTCCTGATGGTGAAAACTGtggacttgtgaaaaatctggcTGTTACTGCTATTGTTAGCTCTAGGGTGGTGCAGCCTTTGATTGACAGCTTCATTTCTTGTGGAATGAATAAGCTGGATGAAATTCCTACTGAGGAGGTTCCAAGAATGGACAAGATCTTTCTGAATGGCAACTGGGTAGGGTCTTGTACTGACCCAGCTTCATTTGTCTTGCGATTAAGGTGCATGAGGCGCAGCAGTCTGATCGATCCACAG GTTGAAATCAAATGGGACAAGCACCAAAAGGAAGTTCGTGTGTTTTCTGATGCAGGGCGAATCCTCAGACCCCTTCTTGTGGTTGAAAATCTTAATAAAATCAGAAAACCAAAGGGCCGTTCATACTCTTTCCAGGAACTAATGCAACAAGAAATAATCGAGTTCATTGGTgttgaagaggaggaagatatACAATGTGCCTGGGGCATCAGGCATTTGTTTGGGAGTGAAGGAGAGGTGATATCTTGTTATACTCATTGTGAGCTGGATCCTTCTTTTCTGCTGGGATTAAGTTGCGGTATTATTCCTTTTGCAAACCACAATTTTGCTCGGAGGGTACTGTACCAATCTGAAAAACATTCACAGCAAGCTATTGGATACTCTACAACAAATCCTGGCATCAGAGTTGATACTCTTTCTCATCAACTATATTATCCTCAGAGACCCCTTTTCAAAACTGTTATAGCTGACTGTCTTGGCAGATCAGATTATacttttggaagaaaagatgaCTTTGCTAGACCAGAATATTTCAATGGCCAAAATGCGATTGTGGCAGTCAATGTTCATCAGGGTTTTAACCAAGAGGATTCACTGGTTATGAATAGGGCTTCTCTTGAACGAGGTATGTTTAGGACTGAGCACCTCAGGAGCTACAAGGCAGAAGTAGACAACAAAGAATTCCCCAGACGACAGAAATTGAAGGAGAAAATAGACTTTGGAAAAATGGAAAGCAAAAGAGGTAGGGTCGACAATCTTGATGATGATGGCTTTCCCTACATTGGTGCAAGTCTTCAGACCAATGACATTGTTATCGGGAAAGTCTCGGAAACTGGAGAAGACCACAGTATTAAGCTGAAGCATACTGAAAAGGGAATGGTACAAAAAGTATTGCTTTCAGCAAATGATGAAGGAAAGAATTTTGCTGTTGTTACTCTAAGACAG GTTCGATCACCATGCCTTGGAGATAAGTTTTCCAGCATGCATGGCCAGAAAGGTGTTGTTGGCTTTCTAGAATCTCAGGAGAACTTCCCATTTACTCACCAAGGAATAGTCCCGGATATTGTGATAAAtccacatgcctttccaacacgGCAAACCCCTGGCCAGCTGCTTGAAGCTGCGTTGGGGAAGGGAATAGCCCTCGGAGGTACAATGAGATATGCTACACCATTCACCACAGCATCAGTTGATGTTATCGCAGAACAGTTGCACAA GGCTGGATTTTCAAGATGGGGAGCTGAAAGTGTTCTCAATGGCCGAACAGGTGAAAGGATGCACTCCTTGATTTTCATGGGACCTACCTTTTACCAGAGGCTGATTCACATGGCCGAAGATAAGGTGAAATTCCGGAACACTGGGCCAGTGCATCCACTCACAAGGCAGCCTGTCGCCGACAGGAAAAGGTTTGGCGGAGTTAAGTTTGGAGAAATGGAGCGTGATTGCCTCCTCGCCCATGGGGCAGCTGCCAACCTCCATGAGCGACTCTTCATGCTCAGTGACTTCTCCCAGATGCACGTCTGCCAGACATGTGAGCGGGTGGCTAATGTTATCGTGAGGTGTGTCCCGGGAGGGAAAAAGATTCGGGGCCCGTACTGCGGCTTCTGCAAGTCTTCAGAGAACATTGTTAGGATCAACGTGCCCTATGGTGCAAAGCTCCTCTACCAGGAGCTCTTTAGCATGGGGATATGTCTTAAATTTGAGACGGAAGTCTGTTAG
- the LOC133887915 gene encoding uncharacterized protein LOC133887915, translating to MDLNMTNLWFHGKEHIATSSFSQAELAAMNCRNEDLAVSAVNLGCLQSSETAQNSRKSCQHDDQSLAVPDDGCRLVLGLGPTPNVYSAESHSFGGNKGCESAMLLTHHCATTDPGLMLGLSRCSSRNLQPMTASGSEKYSHARKHGIVFPLIDEGSTSAKRKLGGYVLPLLFAPRSDGLGLSGTFPETDVQQYTVTGCDAEGDHDRLLDNHEVQINPDLSMTTDCSFAATSDIVAGTTSAEQRSHQRHPKKCRSNGCSKGARGASGLCISHGGGHRCQKPCCNKGAESRTAYCKAHGGGKRCQELGCTKSAEGKTEFCIAHGGGSRCGIQGCVKAARGKSGFCIKHGGGKRCRIEGCTRSAEGQHGLCISHGGGRRCQYPNCGKGAQGSTIFCKSHGGGKRCMFESCTRGAEGSTPFCKGHGGGKRCLFEGGGICPKSVHGGTSFCVAHGGGKRCVVPGCTKSARGRSDCCVKHGGGKRCKFDGCDKSAQGSTDFCKAHGGGKRCAWSTGCEKFARGRSGLCAAHATLMSSKQAVESGQGRSMVGPGLFNGIVSTSSAAGSSMDHAISSSGRGVWSDCVDSSRDMQSGGQLLIPRHVLVPGSLKPSASCGLDGREEGGSRSRRFGLVVPEGRVHGGGLMPMLEVGGNLGSNPDGSKA from the coding sequence ATGGACCTCAACATGACAAATCTTTGGTTTCATGGGAAGGAACACATAGCTACTTCTTCATTCTCCCAGGCTGAACTGGCTGCAATGAATTGCAGGAATGAAGACCTAGCTGTATCAGCAGTGAACTTGGGTTGCCTCCAGAGctcagaaacagcacaaaattctagaaaatcatGTCAGCATGACGATCAAAGTTTGGCTGTTCCTGATGATGGCTGCAGGCTGGTCCTTGGACTCGGGCCTACGCCAAATGTATATTCTGCTGAAAGTCACTCATTTGGTGGAAACAAAGGTTGTGAATCTGCAATGTTGCTTACCCATCATTGTGCCACAACCGATCCTGGTTTAATGCTGGGTCTTTCAAGATGCAGCTCAAGAAATTTACAACCCATGACAGCGAGTGGCAGTGAGAAGTATTCACATGCAAGAAAACATGGTATTGTATTCCCACTTATTGACGAGGGATCAACTTCAGCCAAAAGGAAATTAGGTGGTTATGTGCTGCCACTTCTGTTTGCGCCAAGATCAGATGGTCTTGGTCTAAGTGGAACATTTCCGGAGACCGATGTACAACAGTACACTGTAACTGGATGTGATGCTGAAGGAGATCATGATAGATTGCTTGATAATCACGAGGTTCAGATTAACCCTGATCTGTCCATGACAACTGATTGTTCTTTTGCTGCAACATCTGATATAGTAGCCGGTACAACTAGTGCGGAGCAGAGAAGTCATCAGCGCCATCCAAAGAAGTGCAGGTCCAATGGGTGTTCAAAAGGCGCAAGGGGTGCATCAGGTCTTTGCATTTCCCATGGAGGTGGTCATAGGTGCCAAAAGCCTTGTTGCAATAAAGGTGCTGAGAGCCGAACAGCATACTGCaaagctcatggaggaggaaaaCGGTGCCAAGAGTTAGGCTGCACCAAAAGCGCCGAGGGGAAGACAGAGTTCTGTATTGCTCATGGTGGCGGTAGCCGGTGTGGCATTCAGGGATGCGTGAAAGCAGCAAGGGGGAAATCTGGATTCTGCATAAAACACGGTGGAGGGAAGAGGTGCAGGATAGAGGGCTGCACTCGGAGTGCTGAAGGACAGCATGGGCTGTGCATCTCACATGGAGGCGGTCGTCGTTGCCAGTACCCAAACTGCGGTAAAGGAGCACAAGGAAGCACCATCTTTTGCAAGTCCCATGGTGGAGGCAAAAGGTGCATGTTTGAAAGCTGTACCAGAGGCGCTGAGGGCAGCACGCCGTTCTGCAAAGGGCATGGTGGCGGGAAGAGGTGTCTCTTTGAGGGAGGCGGCATCTGTCCTAAGAGTGTTCATGGTGGAACTAGCTTCTGTGTTGCGCATGGAGGGGGCAAACGTTGCGTTGTTCCCGGGTGCACCAAGAGCGCTCGTGGTCGTTCTGATTGCTGTGTGAAGCACGGTGGTGGCAAGCGTTGCAAGTTCGATGGGTGCGACAAGAGTGCACAGGGGAGCACAGACTTCTGCAAGGCCCATGGTGGCGGGAAGCGATGCGCCTGGAGCACCGGCTGCGAGAAGTTTGCGAGGGGTAGGAGCGGTTTATGCGCTGCGCATGCAACCCTGATGTCTTCCAAGCAAGCTGTTGAGTCCGGACAGGGAAGAAGCATGGTCGGGCCTGGCCTCTTCAACGGCATTGTCTCTACTTCCTCAGCAGCGGGTAGCAGCATGGACCATGCCATCTCGTCTTCCGGCCGTGGCGTGTGGTCGGACTGCGTCGACTCGTCGAGAGACATGCAGAGCGGCGGCCAGCTCCTGATACCGCGTCATGTGCTGGTCCCTGGCTCTTTGAAGCCCTCTGCTTCGTGCGGCCTAGACGGACGGGAGGAAGGAGGGAGCCGGAGCCGGCGCTTTGGGCTCGTTGTGCCCGAGGGAAGGGTGCATGGTGGAGGCCTCATGCCCATGCTCGAAGTTGGAGGCAACCTGGGAAGCAATCCTGATGGTTCGAAAGCCTGA
- the LOC133887914 gene encoding DNA-directed RNA polymerases IV and V subunit 2-like isoform X2, producing MEEPPKGSGKSPNGSDSDLEPMIMDDNGAGKSYNMDEANWESSIDVDAGQSSMDVDMKGKSSLGDDVKGKSSFEPHAQAPIDMSLESLEKFCKEASRSFFDEIGLISHQINSYNEFVSHGLQELFDSLGEVIVEPGYDPSKKGSGGWKHAIVKFGRVKLEKPVFWSGKDEVDIDFKPRHARLQNMTYASKMKVEVNIQVYSLEKSDKSKTGNDGFVQKRDLINETHWIYIGRLPVMVRSNLCLLHNLKESDCLFDSGGYFLVKGMEKIFIAQEQRCLSRIWITDRPCWTVSFMSEIKRQRIYVKLVESTKSADFSESKIISMSFLYGTMPIWLMFFALGISSDKEAFDVIDMQDCDASVINTISATIKESDELCEGFRKSDKARQYVDELIKNSKFPPTEPFDDYVARYLFPGISGNKNKALFLGYMVKCLLMAFTGKRKCDNKDDFRNKRLDLAGELLGRELRAHIRHAERRMIQTIQRDLNSDRDIQELERYLDASIVTNGLNRAFSTGSWCHPYKRNERCSGIVATLRRTNPLQMMSDLRKTRQRVAYAGKAGDARYPNPSYWGKLCFMSTPDGENCGLVKNLAVTAIVSSRVVQPLIDSFISCGMNKLDEIPTEEVPRMDKIFLNGNWVGSCTDPASFVLRLRCMRRSSLIDPQVEIKWDKHQKEVRVFSDAGRILRPLLVVENLNKIRKPKGRSYSFQELMQQEIIEFIGVEEEEDIQCAWGIRHLFGSEGEVISCYTHCELDPSFLLGLSCGIIPFANHNFARRVLYQSEKHSQQAIGYSTTNPGIRVDTLSHQLYYPQRPLFKTVIADCLGRSDYTFGRKDDFARPEYFNGQNAIVAVNVHQGFNQEDSLVMNRASLERGMFRTEHLRSYKAEVDNKEFPRRQKLKEKIDFGKMESKRGRVDNLDDDGFPYIGASLQTNDIVIGKVSETGEDHSIKLKHTEKGMVQKVLLSANDEGKNFAVVTLRQLVIKSSPRGREETWESRAVAR from the exons atggaagagcCACCAAAGGGCAGTGGAAAATCTCCAAATGGTTCGGATTCTGACCTGGAGCCTATGATAATGGATGACAATGGAGCGGGAAAATCATATAacatggatgaggcaaactggGAGTCTTCTATAGATGTTGACGCAGGGCAGTCTTCCATGGATGTGGATATGAAGGGAAAATCATCTCTTGGTGATGACGTTAAAGGAAAGTCTTCTTTCGAGCCGCATGCACAAGCTCCAATTGACATGAGTTTGGAAAGCCTAGAGAAGTTTTGCAAAGAAGCATCAAGGTCCTTTTTTGATGAAATTGGTCTGATTAGCCATCAGATAAATTCCTATAATGAGTTTGTCTCGCATGGGCTCCAGGAGCTTTTTGATTCGCTGGGGGAAGTGATTGTTGAACCTGGTTATGATCCTTCAAAGAAAGGATCAGGTGGCTGGAAGCATGCCATCGTCAAGTTTGGGAGAGTGAAGCTTGAAAAGCCTGTATTTTGGTCTGGCAAAGATGAAGTTGATATTGATTTTAAGCCGAGGCATGCACGCCTCCAGAATATGACATATGCTTCCAAAATGAAAGTAGAAGTGAATATTCAG GTTTATTCTTTAGAGAAAAGTGACAAGTCTAAAACGGGGAATGATGGTTTTGTTCAAAAAAGAGATTTGATTAATGAAACTCATTGGATATATATTGGCCGCCTTCCGGTTATGGTGAGATCAAATTTATGCTTGCTGCATAACCTCAAGGAAAGTGACTGCCTGTTCGATTCTGGTGGATACTTTTTGGTCAAGGGAATGGAGAAG ATATTCATTGCTCAAGAGCAAAGGTGCCTGAGCAGGATTTGGATTACTGACCGACCTTGCTGGACTGTCTCTTTTATGTCTGAAATCAAACGACAACGCATATATGTAAAACTAGTTGAATCTACAAAGAGTGCAGATTTCAGTGAGAGCAAAATCATTTCCATGTCCTTTTTGTATGGGACTATGCCAATTTGGTTGATGTTTTTCGCGTTAGGCATATCATCAGATAAGGAAGCCTTTGATGTGATAGATATGCAAGACTGTGATGCTTCTGTTATCAACACAATATCTGCAACTATTAAAGAGTCTGATGAATTGTGTGAAGGATTTCGTAAATCAGATAAAGCACGCCAATATGTTGATGAGTTGATAAAAAATTCCAAATTTCCTCCAACAGAGCCCTTCGATGACTACGTTGCTAGATATCTCTTTCCTGGTATTAGTGGAAATAAGAACAAAGCACTTTTCTTAGGTTACATGGTGAAATGCCTGCTAATGGCTTTCACTGGGAAGCGTAAATGTGATAACAAGGATGATTTCCGGAACAAGAGGTTGGATCTGGCTGGTGAATTGCTTGGAAGAGAACTTCGGGCGCATATTAGGCATGCAGAGAGACGCATGATTCAGACTATTCAGAGAGATTTGAATAGTGACCGTGATATACAGGAGCTTGAGCGTTATCTGGATGCATCAATTGTTACTAATGGTCTAAACCGTGCCTTCTCCACTGGttcgtggtgccatccctacaaaAGAAATGAACGGTGCTCAGGAATTGTTGCGACTCTAAGGAGAACAAATCCTCTTCAAATGATGTCAGACTTGAGGAAAACCCGTCAGCGGGTTGCTTATGCTGGGAAAGCTGGTGACGCGAGATATCC GAATCCATCCTACTGGGGAAAGCTGTGTTTTATGTCCACTCCTGATGGTGAAAACTGtggacttgtgaaaaatctggcTGTTACTGCTATTGTTAGCTCTAGGGTGGTGCAGCCTTTGATTGACAGCTTCATTTCTTGTGGAATGAATAAGCTGGATGAAATTCCTACTGAGGAGGTTCCAAGAATGGACAAGATCTTTCTGAATGGCAACTGGGTAGGGTCTTGTACTGACCCAGCTTCATTTGTCTTGCGATTAAGGTGCATGAGGCGCAGCAGTCTGATCGATCCACAG GTTGAAATCAAATGGGACAAGCACCAAAAGGAAGTTCGTGTGTTTTCTGATGCAGGGCGAATCCTCAGACCCCTTCTTGTGGTTGAAAATCTTAATAAAATCAGAAAACCAAAGGGCCGTTCATACTCTTTCCAGGAACTAATGCAACAAGAAATAATCGAGTTCATTGGTgttgaagaggaggaagatatACAATGTGCCTGGGGCATCAGGCATTTGTTTGGGAGTGAAGGAGAGGTGATATCTTGTTATACTCATTGTGAGCTGGATCCTTCTTTTCTGCTGGGATTAAGTTGCGGTATTATTCCTTTTGCAAACCACAATTTTGCTCGGAGGGTACTGTACCAATCTGAAAAACATTCACAGCAAGCTATTGGATACTCTACAACAAATCCTGGCATCAGAGTTGATACTCTTTCTCATCAACTATATTATCCTCAGAGACCCCTTTTCAAAACTGTTATAGCTGACTGTCTTGGCAGATCAGATTATacttttggaagaaaagatgaCTTTGCTAGACCAGAATATTTCAATGGCCAAAATGCGATTGTGGCAGTCAATGTTCATCAGGGTTTTAACCAAGAGGATTCACTGGTTATGAATAGGGCTTCTCTTGAACGAGGTATGTTTAGGACTGAGCACCTCAGGAGCTACAAGGCAGAAGTAGACAACAAAGAATTCCCCAGACGACAGAAATTGAAGGAGAAAATAGACTTTGGAAAAATGGAAAGCAAAAGAGGTAGGGTCGACAATCTTGATGATGATGGCTTTCCCTACATTGGTGCAAGTCTTCAGACCAATGACATTGTTATCGGGAAAGTCTCGGAAACTGGAGAAGACCACAGTATTAAGCTGAAGCATACTGAAAAGGGAATGGTACAAAAAGTATTGCTTTCAGCAAATGATGAAGGAAAGAATTTTGCTGTTGTTACTCTAAGACAG CTGGTTATTAAGTCATCAccgagagggagggaggaaacCTGGGAATCCAGGGCGGTGGCTAGGTGA